A part of Myxococcus landrumus genomic DNA contains:
- a CDS encoding ArnT family glycosyltransferase, translated as MATAPTSVSHPSSPTPSLAAVPSPTPEPSTRWLVGMLLVVALLPRLLVFVANENLYGDAVVRTELAERWLRAPHLITAYGDGAYQFGPLHMYLVGAALSVLDREVAGRAVSLLFGVLSVVPLFALTRRLFGWRAGVVAGLSFAAWGMHLQFSTTAGSEAVSLFFMLAAFALYAEGVDENRFLPLFQAALMLNLACALRYDAWMYIPLLSVALLFSSQDKVASVTRAVGFGLACLPFPLLWMQGNELMHGDPFFPLKAVEDFHRGWVQSSAGSGLAIGWRVQQLFFWPGVALLTLSPGVALLGMWGMVKAWKQRPDTRWLVAAAVVPTLYFTFRAAVLANFVPLGRFTVTQLAVLPVFVALGFAALLASRGEGARKALAGVVAVLAVVLPLAMGLYTFRADGRFQDTLRPVSPTSTNPRNVMQVADFVKAEVAQKGGSLALDDDPSYMDLQVAFFSGLPEERIARVRWDTFRKLLAEARPEVLVRFDQGALVKDPGVKLEGRTLTLDGVAYEELDGFTAPLHVYRRRP; from the coding sequence ATGGCGACCGCCCCTACTTCCGTCTCTCATCCATCGTCCCCCACGCCGAGCCTGGCGGCGGTCCCTTCACCCACGCCCGAGCCGAGCACGCGCTGGCTGGTGGGGATGCTGTTGGTGGTGGCCCTGTTGCCGCGCCTGCTGGTGTTCGTGGCCAACGAGAACCTCTACGGCGACGCGGTGGTGCGCACGGAGCTGGCGGAGCGCTGGCTGCGCGCGCCGCACCTCATCACCGCGTACGGCGATGGCGCCTACCAGTTCGGCCCGCTGCACATGTACCTGGTGGGCGCGGCGCTGTCCGTGCTGGACAGGGAGGTGGCGGGCCGCGCGGTGAGCCTGTTGTTCGGCGTGCTGTCGGTGGTGCCGTTGTTCGCGCTGACGCGGCGGTTGTTCGGCTGGCGTGCGGGCGTGGTGGCCGGCCTGTCCTTCGCCGCGTGGGGCATGCATCTGCAGTTCTCCACCACGGCCGGCAGCGAGGCGGTGTCCCTGTTCTTCATGCTGGCGGCGTTCGCGCTGTACGCGGAAGGGGTGGACGAGAACCGCTTCCTGCCCCTGTTCCAGGCGGCGCTGATGCTCAACCTCGCCTGTGCCCTGCGCTACGACGCGTGGATGTACATCCCGTTGCTGAGCGTGGCGTTGCTGTTCAGCAGCCAGGACAAGGTGGCGTCCGTGACGCGCGCGGTGGGCTTTGGCCTGGCGTGCCTGCCGTTCCCCTTGCTGTGGATGCAGGGCAACGAGCTGATGCACGGTGACCCGTTCTTCCCGCTGAAGGCGGTGGAGGACTTCCACCGGGGCTGGGTGCAGTCGTCGGCGGGCTCGGGTCTTGCCATTGGATGGCGGGTGCAACAGCTCTTCTTCTGGCCCGGGGTGGCGTTGTTGACGTTGTCGCCGGGCGTGGCGCTGTTGGGGATGTGGGGGATGGTGAAGGCGTGGAAGCAGCGGCCGGACACGCGCTGGCTGGTGGCGGCGGCGGTGGTGCCCACGCTGTACTTCACGTTCCGGGCGGCGGTGCTGGCGAACTTCGTTCCGCTGGGGCGCTTCACGGTGACGCAGCTCGCGGTGCTGCCCGTGTTCGTGGCGCTGGGCTTCGCAGCGCTGCTGGCCTCTCGGGGTGAGGGGGCGCGCAAGGCGCTGGCGGGCGTGGTGGCGGTGCTCGCGGTGGTGTTGCCCCTGGCGATGGGCCTGTACACCTTCCGCGCGGACGGGCGGTTCCAGGACACGCTGCGGCCGGTGAGCCCCACGTCGACGAACCCGCGCAACGTGATGCAGGTGGCGGACTTCGTGAAGGCGGAGGTGGCGCAGAAGGGCGGCTCGCTGGCCCTGGATGACGACCCCAGCTACATGGACCTCCAGGTGGCGTTCTTCTCCGGGCTTCCGGAGGAGCGCATCGCGCGCGTGCGGTGGGACACGTTCCGCAAGCTGCTGGCGGAGGCTCGGCCGGAGGTGCTGGTGCGCTTCGACCAGGGGGCCCTGGTGAAGGACCCTGGGGTGAAGCTGGAGGGGCGCACGCTGACGCTGGATGGCGTGGCCTATGAGGAACTGGACGGCTTCACGGCGCCGCTGCACGTCTATCGCCGCCGGCCGTAG
- the ruvX gene encoding Holliday junction resolvase RuvX, whose amino-acid sequence MRTLGLDFGTKTIGVAVSDGLGLTAQGVTTIRRTSLKADLAALATLAREYEADRVVIGLPLNMDGSEGPRAEASRKFADTVAQSLGIQVELVDERLSTVAATRTLLEADVSRARRKEVIDQVAAQFILQGWLDARRPADTAAYHADDDYDDSEP is encoded by the coding sequence ATGCGTACCCTGGGTTTGGACTTTGGAACCAAGACCATTGGGGTGGCCGTCTCGGATGGCCTGGGGCTCACCGCCCAGGGTGTCACCACCATCCGGCGCACCTCGCTGAAGGCGGACCTCGCCGCGCTCGCCACCCTCGCGCGCGAGTACGAGGCGGACCGCGTCGTCATCGGACTGCCCCTCAACATGGATGGCTCGGAGGGCCCGCGCGCGGAGGCTTCACGCAAGTTCGCGGACACCGTGGCCCAGTCCCTGGGCATCCAGGTGGAGCTGGTGGACGAGCGCCTGTCCACCGTCGCCGCCACCCGCACCCTCCTGGAGGCGGACGTGAGCCGCGCCCGCCGCAAGGAGGTCATCGACCAGGTGGCCGCGCAGTTCATCCTCCAGGGCTGGCTGGACGCCCGCCGCCCCGCGGACACCGCCGCGTACCACGCGGACGACGACTACGACGACTCGGAGCCCTGA
- a CDS encoding proline-rich domain-containing protein yields the protein MVDFLKGAAGLLAGNGSGGVGTDGAGDARGLPPLISNSIKTVEGVATGNVLLAASGAVGMADELKKNPPAKTEYSAGKVTPSRQADGYASAAALLAAGASPLDPKMLEYEAALKVLEANFDQLDLADGKKSGSLSKEELRRVANDASLSPQLRGAARFLMENTALFERVDSSGLGSQLFSFMGALHNDDRIKLSGIRSELKRVREEFVRYGRPEAPRTPPKSEPETCPPSPGTRPPTTGGPNPGTRPPTTGGPNPGTRPPTTGGPNPGTRPPTTGGQPPRPGGTEGSKPPTSKDPDFGEYLDAVRVLRDNWGTFDTAVGAKDDRVSRENLVALLENPAVSSTLKRAAQFFKDHPEYFDRLEMAAGKGSRDGVIGPGDVTAELAQSGGKASGTSSEKGSNVRALIDNPNMSIEDKVQAILGAISSETEDEILEVMGQMASAGEDRAVLGTTDADKRAAAKIDGDMRALELRLQRLVEKRKSMFDLMSNMSAKFNEMAKTAISNLRNA from the coding sequence ATGGTGGATTTTCTGAAAGGAGCGGCGGGCCTGCTGGCGGGGAACGGCTCTGGGGGCGTGGGCACGGACGGCGCGGGGGATGCGCGGGGGCTGCCGCCCCTCATCTCCAACTCCATCAAGACGGTGGAGGGGGTCGCGACGGGCAATGTGTTGTTGGCGGCGAGCGGCGCGGTGGGCATGGCGGATGAGCTGAAGAAGAACCCGCCCGCGAAGACGGAGTACTCGGCTGGGAAGGTCACGCCATCGAGGCAGGCGGATGGATACGCGTCGGCCGCGGCCCTGCTGGCTGCTGGGGCCAGCCCGTTGGACCCGAAGATGTTGGAGTACGAAGCCGCGCTGAAGGTCCTGGAGGCGAACTTCGACCAGCTGGACCTGGCGGATGGGAAGAAGTCGGGGTCGCTGTCGAAGGAGGAGCTGCGCCGCGTGGCGAACGACGCGAGCTTGTCTCCCCAGCTCCGTGGCGCGGCCCGCTTCCTGATGGAGAACACGGCGCTGTTCGAGCGGGTGGACTCGAGCGGGTTGGGTTCACAGCTCTTCTCGTTCATGGGGGCCTTGCACAACGATGACCGCATCAAGTTGTCGGGGATTCGTTCCGAGCTGAAGCGGGTGCGCGAGGAGTTCGTTCGCTACGGAAGGCCCGAGGCTCCGCGGACGCCTCCGAAGTCGGAGCCGGAGACGTGCCCTCCGTCACCGGGGACACGGCCGCCGACGACGGGTGGGCCGAATCCGGGGACGCGGCCGCCGACGACGGGTGGGCCGAATCCGGGGACGCGTCCTCCCACCACGGGCGGGCCGAATCCGGGCACGCGTCCTCCCACGACGGGAGGTCAGCCTCCGCGGCCTGGCGGCACGGAGGGGAGCAAGCCGCCCACGTCGAAGGACCCGGACTTCGGTGAGTACCTCGACGCGGTGAGGGTGCTTCGAGACAACTGGGGCACGTTCGATACGGCGGTGGGGGCGAAGGATGACCGGGTGTCGCGGGAGAACCTGGTGGCGCTGCTGGAGAACCCGGCCGTGTCGTCGACGCTGAAGCGTGCGGCGCAGTTCTTCAAGGACCACCCCGAGTACTTCGACCGGTTGGAGATGGCGGCGGGGAAGGGGAGTCGTGACGGCGTCATCGGGCCGGGGGACGTGACGGCGGAGCTCGCGCAGTCCGGAGGGAAGGCGTCGGGCACGTCGTCCGAGAAGGGGTCGAATGTGCGGGCCCTCATCGACAACCCGAACATGAGCATCGAGGACAAGGTGCAGGCCATCTTGGGAGCCATCTCCAGCGAGACGGAGGACGAGATTCTGGAGGTGATGGGCCAGATGGCGAGTGCGGGAGAGGACCGCGCGGTGCTGGGCACGACGGATGCGGACAAGCGGGCGGCGGCGAAGATCGACGGCGACATGCGGGCGTTGGAGTTGCGGCTTCAGCGGCTCGTGGAGAAGCGCAAGTCGATGTTCGACCTGATGAGCAACATGTCCGCGAAGTTCAACGAGATGGCGAAGACGGCCATCTCCAACCTGCGCAACGCGTGA
- a CDS encoding tetratricopeptide repeat protein encodes MGRVIKHEAAEAVRMESGAVRRMRSFARGESTWAEVEGMTFEEAKAIAQVGCDLAAAGRLEEARILFEGLVAGNPRDAGAHAALGTVYQRLGRLEEAIAEYSAALARDAAHPVALANRGELYLRKGERQGFTDLSNAVEVDPHGETSAGRRARALVKAITLVAVEKLKEDSEQL; translated from the coding sequence ATGGGACGCGTCATCAAGCATGAAGCAGCGGAGGCGGTGCGGATGGAGAGCGGAGCGGTGCGGCGGATGCGGTCGTTCGCGCGGGGCGAGTCGACCTGGGCGGAGGTGGAGGGGATGACGTTCGAGGAGGCGAAGGCCATCGCGCAGGTGGGGTGTGACCTGGCGGCGGCGGGGCGGCTGGAGGAGGCGCGCATCCTCTTCGAGGGATTGGTGGCGGGGAACCCGAGGGATGCGGGGGCGCACGCGGCGCTGGGCACCGTGTACCAGCGGCTGGGGCGGTTGGAGGAGGCCATCGCGGAGTACAGCGCCGCGCTGGCGAGAGATGCGGCGCATCCGGTGGCGTTGGCGAACCGAGGGGAGTTGTACCTGCGCAAGGGGGAGCGACAGGGCTTCACGGACCTCTCCAACGCGGTGGAGGTGGACCCGCATGGAGAGACCTCGGCGGGACGGCGGGCGAGGGCGCTGGTGAAGGCCATCACGTTGGTGGCGGTGGAGAAGCTGAAGGAGGACTCGGAGCAGCTGTAG
- a CDS encoding M48 family metalloprotease, which yields MEPLFTPEQLAEIHAYHLPYYVRAAVDPFAKMLLLALLLGVLVRPFFHMATSAAGGLERGLGFLRTAPVSRAFFQAMDRLWGEPGWGAAVIFALMTDLFVKLIYAPVDIWFAYTLEHRHGMSNYTPAAFAWDLFKGHLMGAFAIAALVIGMYGLARRTRHWWWVLGVPVAMLMLVSAALDPYRSRLYFEQQPLPPGTLRTRITELMTQADIPFSDVLVEKTSVASRRLQAYFAGQGPTRTIVLNDVIIQELSEEEVLAAVAHEAGHIHEPKWPGRIASSLALVALLFAIDRLLRRASARGWFGTTRFADIRTLPLLSLILFVVSLVGGPIAGTFSREREREADRFGLQLTHDTDAFRRMLVKAARVNKMDPEPPRWVVLKGMSHPPIAERLANLPTP from the coding sequence ATGGAGCCCCTCTTCACGCCCGAGCAGCTGGCGGAGATTCACGCGTACCACCTGCCGTACTACGTCCGCGCGGCGGTGGACCCCTTCGCGAAGATGCTCCTGCTGGCCCTGTTGCTGGGCGTGCTCGTCCGGCCCTTCTTCCACATGGCCACGTCGGCCGCCGGAGGACTGGAGCGCGGGCTGGGCTTCCTTCGCACCGCCCCCGTCAGCCGAGCCTTCTTCCAGGCCATGGACCGGCTGTGGGGCGAACCGGGCTGGGGCGCGGCTGTCATCTTCGCGTTGATGACAGACCTGTTCGTCAAGCTCATCTACGCACCGGTGGATATCTGGTTCGCGTACACGTTGGAACACCGGCACGGCATGTCCAACTACACGCCAGCCGCCTTCGCGTGGGACCTGTTCAAGGGCCACTTGATGGGGGCGTTCGCCATCGCCGCGCTCGTGATTGGCATGTACGGGCTGGCTCGCCGTACGCGTCACTGGTGGTGGGTTCTGGGTGTGCCCGTCGCGATGCTGATGCTCGTCTCCGCCGCGCTGGACCCGTACCGGAGCCGGCTCTACTTCGAGCAACAGCCGCTACCGCCGGGAACGCTGCGCACGCGCATCACGGAGCTGATGACCCAGGCGGACATCCCCTTCTCCGACGTGCTCGTCGAGAAGACCTCCGTCGCGTCGCGCAGGCTCCAGGCGTACTTCGCGGGCCAGGGCCCCACGCGCACCATCGTGCTGAACGACGTCATCATCCAGGAGCTCAGTGAGGAAGAGGTGCTTGCCGCCGTGGCCCATGAAGCGGGCCACATCCACGAGCCCAAGTGGCCCGGCCGCATCGCGTCCTCGCTTGCGCTGGTGGCGCTGCTCTTCGCCATCGACCGGCTCTTGCGCAGAGCCTCCGCACGGGGCTGGTTCGGGACCACGCGCTTCGCGGACATCCGGACCTTGCCTCTGCTGTCCCTCATCCTGTTCGTCGTCTCGCTCGTGGGCGGGCCCATCGCCGGGACGTTCTCGCGCGAGCGTGAGCGCGAAGCAGACCGCTTCGGATTGCAACTGACTCACGACACCGATGCGTTCCGCCGGATGCTCGTGAAGGCCGCGCGGGTCAACAAGATGGACCCGGAGCCGCCCCGATGGGTTGTCCTCAAGGGCATGAGCCATCCGCCCATCGCGGAACGGCTCGCGAACTTGCCGACACCCTGA
- a CDS encoding tol-pal system YbgF family protein, whose amino-acid sequence MRNYMSVSRWWWLAVLGLGVAGCRTTGAVAGPDSATPPVTQEIQFDAVTVTADLELDKLNDEELFAEGTSAFAANDFKQAARYFGRLADFHPNSQHRRQALYNAGLAHQRLKEWEEAWHRFSELADAAKGQGDALDAAFRVAETQYHLERYDEAISLLTTLAERQDLPLNRRIEARVQQGICELEAGRPDASEATLRKAISAYESLTDKDEVDDYFPAQAHFFVGELYRMHYENVQLDPAKGADKLAEDLNYKAELLLSAQGHYLRSIRVGNGYWATAAGSQIGALYEDLYARMVNSPAPAELNAEEAVVYRQELRKKIRVLLTKSINIYERTLETAERIGSQSTFVDRTRESLAKVKALLLADAEGEPVPAPPATEDDPHS is encoded by the coding sequence GCCGATGGTGGTGGCTGGCGGTGTTGGGACTTGGCGTCGCCGGGTGTCGGACGACAGGCGCCGTTGCGGGGCCGGATTCGGCGACTCCGCCCGTGACGCAGGAGATCCAGTTCGACGCGGTGACGGTGACGGCGGACCTGGAGCTGGACAAGCTCAACGACGAGGAGCTCTTCGCCGAGGGGACGTCGGCCTTCGCCGCCAACGACTTCAAGCAGGCCGCGCGCTACTTCGGGCGGCTGGCGGACTTCCATCCCAACAGTCAGCACCGGCGGCAGGCGCTCTACAACGCCGGACTGGCCCATCAACGGCTCAAGGAGTGGGAGGAGGCCTGGCACCGCTTCTCCGAGCTGGCGGACGCGGCCAAGGGCCAAGGTGACGCCCTGGACGCGGCGTTCCGCGTGGCGGAGACGCAGTACCACCTGGAGCGCTACGACGAGGCAATCTCGCTGCTGACCACCCTGGCCGAGCGCCAGGACCTTCCCCTCAACCGTCGCATCGAGGCGCGGGTGCAGCAGGGCATCTGCGAGCTGGAGGCGGGCCGCCCCGATGCCTCGGAGGCCACGCTGCGCAAGGCCATCTCCGCGTACGAGTCCCTCACGGACAAGGACGAGGTGGACGACTACTTCCCCGCGCAGGCGCACTTCTTCGTGGGGGAGCTGTACCGGATGCACTACGAGAACGTGCAATTGGACCCGGCCAAGGGCGCCGACAAGCTCGCCGAGGACCTCAACTACAAGGCGGAGCTGCTGCTGTCCGCGCAGGGGCACTATCTGCGCTCCATCCGCGTGGGCAACGGCTACTGGGCCACGGCCGCGGGCTCGCAGATTGGGGCGCTCTATGAGGACCTCTATGCGAGGATGGTGAACTCGCCCGCGCCCGCGGAGCTCAACGCCGAGGAGGCCGTCGTCTACCGGCAGGAGCTGCGCAAGAAGATTCGGGTGCTGCTCACCAAGTCCATCAACATCTACGAGCGCACCCTGGAGACGGCCGAGCGCATCGGCTCGCAGAGCACCTTCGTGGACCGCACGAGAGAGAGCCTCGCCAAGGTGAAGGCGCTGCTCCTGGCCGACGCGGAGGGCGAGCCCGTGCCCGCCCCACCCGCCACCGAGGATGACCCTCACTCCTGA